A window of the Cytophagaceae bacterium genome harbors these coding sequences:
- a CDS encoding M1 family peptidase — MPNLKNILIAISLLILPKIVLADDYPVNKNIDIKHYEFHLTLSDDTDEILGNAKVSILFKKAGIQSFRLDFINKTAERQGKGMQIDSIKAGNIPVLFSHQNDEIIINLPSPSVDNNELVFSIKYHGIPFDGLKIGPTRNGDRSFFCENWPNKARHWLPTYDHPSDKATSEFIVKAPSHYKVISNGLLMEESDLGNNTKLTHWKQSVPVSCWLTVLGVADFAVKYVDRFEGKTIETWVYSKDRQAGFYDFDEPTKKVLELFSSYVGPFAYEKLANIQSVNSGGGMETSSAIFYSDKLINGKRDVRLRNVVIHELAHQWFGNCVTETTWDDAWLSEGFATFFTMLFIEKEYGKEEFDKEVMKSKESVFKMAKKMPDFSIVSPRTAEKEDVTSGLTYQKGAWILHMLRDMIGENNFKKGIQSYYAKFFNGSATTDDFRIEMEKASGKDLKLFFKQWLYQPINPSLNGTWDFDEKSKKLTIQLFQIQDFTFNLPIEIAYYTKGNPKPNILKMNLTKKQQIQTFNLNAIPEIVEFDPRNVLLSENVFVRK, encoded by the coding sequence ATGCCAAACTTAAAGAACATTTTAATAGCCATAAGTCTGCTTATATTGCCTAAAATCGTTTTAGCAGATGATTATCCTGTCAATAAAAACATTGACATCAAACATTATGAATTTCATCTTACATTGTCGGATGATACAGATGAAATCCTGGGAAATGCTAAAGTTAGCATTTTGTTTAAAAAGGCTGGAATACAGTCATTTAGGTTAGATTTTATAAATAAAACAGCAGAAAGACAAGGTAAAGGAATGCAGATTGACTCCATAAAAGCTGGGAACATTCCGGTTCTCTTTTCCCATCAAAACGATGAAATTATCATCAATTTGCCAAGCCCTTCTGTTGACAACAATGAATTGGTATTTAGCATAAAATATCACGGAATACCATTTGATGGACTAAAAATAGGCCCCACAAGAAATGGGGATAGAAGCTTTTTTTGTGAAAACTGGCCCAATAAAGCACGCCATTGGTTGCCAACCTATGACCACCCGTCAGACAAAGCTACCTCTGAGTTTATAGTGAAAGCACCTTCCCATTATAAAGTAATTTCGAATGGCTTGTTAATGGAAGAATCTGACTTGGGAAATAATACAAAATTGACCCATTGGAAACAATCAGTACCGGTTTCATGCTGGTTGACCGTACTTGGAGTTGCCGATTTTGCTGTAAAATATGTCGACAGATTTGAAGGAAAAACTATCGAAACCTGGGTGTATTCCAAAGATAGACAAGCCGGATTTTATGATTTTGACGAACCTACCAAAAAAGTATTAGAGCTTTTCAGCAGCTATGTGGGGCCATTTGCCTATGAAAAACTAGCTAATATTCAATCCGTTAACTCTGGCGGTGGCATGGAAACTTCATCTGCCATATTTTATTCGGATAAATTAATTAATGGCAAAAGAGACGTAAGATTAAGAAATGTGGTCATACACGAATTAGCCCATCAATGGTTTGGCAATTGTGTTACTGAAACTACATGGGACGACGCCTGGCTGAGTGAAGGCTTCGCTACTTTTTTTACGATGCTATTTATAGAAAAGGAATATGGAAAGGAAGAATTTGACAAGGAAGTCATGAAATCAAAAGAATCAGTTTTTAAAATGGCCAAAAAAATGCCGGATTTTAGTATTGTGAGTCCGCGTACTGCAGAAAAAGAAGACGTAACTTCTGGTTTAACCTATCAAAAAGGTGCCTGGATACTGCACATGCTCAGAGATATGATCGGCGAAAACAATTTCAAAAAAGGCATTCAATCTTATTATGCTAAGTTTTTCAATGGAAGTGCCACAACTGATGATTTCAGAATAGAGATGGAAAAAGCCTCTGGAAAAGATTTGAAATTGTTTTTTAAACAATGGTTGTATCAACCCATTAATCCCTCTTTAAATGGCACATGGGATTTTGACGAAAAGAGTAAAAAATTAACTATACAATTATTTCAAATTCAAGATTTTACATTTAATTTACCAATAGAAATAGCCTATTACACCAAGGGTAATCCCAAGCCCAATATTTTGAAAATGAATCTGACCAAAAAACAGCAAATACAAACTTTCAATTTGAATGCAATTCCGGAAATAGTGGAATTTGACCCGAGAAATGTTTTGTTGAGCGAAAATGTTTTTGTGAGGAAATAG
- a CDS encoding M1 family metallopeptidase, translated as MNIPLNFLLKTSFFTTFLFLSFVGKSQNRDDINNRDILYLTSGGKLNPLQAIMDIRHYTIELEVDIARQSIAGFTEVSLNLSQKTDTLMLDLIHLYKVTAIKVNGKMASYIQKDDKIFITSSFGFEKGNQKVKIQYNGIPPVAIRPPWDGGFTWTKDVAGNDWVAINIQGEGGKMYFPCKDHPSDEPNEGVDMKITVPSNLVVAGPGLLINVNTKKNKSTYYWKTNYTISNYCILFNIGKYKVARDTYTTIAGNIVPIEYYVLEADTAQAKKVIELKKRDSKIMEKYFGEYPWVKEKIGIAEVPNPGMEHQTMITFDNKFKYKTINGQEYSDNLFHEYAHEWWANKVTNKDWAHMWIQEGIATYAEALAMLEIGGEKAYNTMIDGHRRGVRNRKAMVLGEEVTEEEVYSGGDIYVKGSFFMHSLRYLIGDEIFFPTIKKLATDPKFTYDNVVTSDDVERLFSSAAGKNLKPFFDFYLRTTDVLDIDVKEIGFQKYRIKLNNFFMPLPFDIISNGKSEKVIIPAEGITVTSDFAPQVDPKGNYLKKITIH; from the coding sequence ATGAATATTCCTTTAAATTTCCTTTTAAAAACATCATTTTTTACAACATTTCTATTTTTAAGTTTTGTCGGAAAAAGCCAAAACAGAGATGACATAAATAATCGGGATATTTTGTATCTTACATCTGGCGGAAAGCTAAACCCGCTTCAGGCCATCATGGATATCAGGCATTATACCATTGAATTGGAAGTGGATATTGCCAGGCAATCTATTGCCGGTTTTACTGAGGTGAGTTTAAATCTTTCACAAAAAACCGACACATTAATGCTTGATTTGATTCATTTATATAAAGTTACCGCCATTAAAGTGAATGGCAAAATGGCCTCTTACATACAAAAAGACGATAAAATATTTATTACTTCTTCTTTTGGATTTGAAAAAGGAAATCAGAAAGTTAAAATCCAATACAATGGCATCCCCCCGGTAGCCATCAGACCACCTTGGGATGGGGGTTTTACATGGACAAAAGATGTGGCAGGAAACGATTGGGTAGCAATAAATATTCAAGGTGAAGGCGGAAAAATGTATTTCCCCTGCAAAGACCACCCTTCTGACGAACCCAATGAGGGCGTTGATATGAAAATCACCGTTCCTTCAAATTTAGTTGTAGCCGGTCCAGGTTTATTGATAAACGTAAACACCAAAAAAAACAAATCAACATATTATTGGAAGACGAACTACACCATAAGTAACTATTGTATTTTGTTTAATATCGGTAAATACAAAGTGGCCAGGGACACCTATACCACCATAGCGGGAAATATAGTGCCCATTGAGTATTATGTATTAGAGGCCGATACCGCTCAAGCCAAAAAGGTGATTGAATTGAAAAAGCGGGATAGCAAAATCATGGAAAAGTACTTTGGTGAGTATCCTTGGGTCAAGGAAAAAATCGGAATTGCTGAAGTGCCAAATCCAGGAATGGAGCACCAAACTATGATAACTTTCGACAACAAATTTAAATACAAAACCATCAACGGGCAGGAATATTCTGATAACCTTTTTCATGAGTACGCACATGAATGGTGGGCCAATAAGGTGACCAACAAAGATTGGGCACACATGTGGATACAGGAAGGAATTGCCACCTACGCGGAAGCATTGGCGATGTTAGAAATTGGTGGCGAAAAGGCCTATAATACCATGATAGACGGTCACAGAAGGGGCGTCAGAAATAGAAAAGCGATGGTTTTGGGGGAAGAAGTAACAGAAGAAGAAGTGTATTCCGGGGGAGATATTTATGTAAAAGGCTCTTTTTTTATGCATAGTTTAAGGTATTTAATAGGCGATGAGATTTTCTTTCCTACAATTAAGAAATTAGCCACCGACCCAAAATTCACTTATGACAATGTCGTAACTTCCGATGATGTTGAAAGGCTTTTTAGCTCTGCTGCCGGAAAAAACCTGAAACCGTTTTTTGATTTTTATTTGAGAACTACTGATGTTTTGGATATAGATGTGAAAGAAATTGGCTTTCAAAAATACCGGATCAAGCTTAATAATTTCTTTATGCCTTTGCCATTTGACATTATATCAAACGGCAAATCAGAGAAAGTGATAATCCCTGCTGAAGGAATTACAGTGACCAGCGATTTCGCCCCCCAAGTGGACCCCAAAGGCAATTATCTCAAAAAAATAACGATACATTGA